In Camelina sativa cultivar DH55 chromosome 16, Cs, whole genome shotgun sequence, a single window of DNA contains:
- the LOC104749313 gene encoding eukaryotic translation initiation factor 4G isoform X3, with product MSYNQSRPDRSETQYRRTGRSTGNHHQQQHQQHRSSPAAGYGKGAGAPPSPAPAPSPAPFVDSSLPSNRSFKKPSNAQGGGGGGQPRVNLPPVNHSVSKDGLHPNNHNGPNAHSRSQVTGVSGEPVVGGTTESINRNSGPIPKAPTSQSTAMTFTNNDTPNTAKASGDASQAFAFQFGSIDLMKMQQASLRTAPNVPASVPKKDLSNKVADNQLTRKEGHNPSSEKADIKVPHISPPSQTQKSPITNIRMPAVQTPYQHAQVPHPVHFGGPNMHMQPPVAATSFQMPMPMGLSMGNSPQIQPQVFFQGLPSHPMHHQGMMHQAQGHGFATPMGAQIHPQLGHVGVGLSPQYPQQQGGKYGGARKTTPVKITHPDTHEELRLDRRGDPYPEGESAALKQHSNTPPRSQPVSSFPRPVNLVQPSFNSNTIIYPPVSVPLNSGPMSSAQAPRYPFPVIDGSQRVQIINQPAHTAPQHIRPAALAHVSSDSSSSVKARSAQNVMSSALPAYAKVSVKPAGASEKLGSPKAKSHGEVNISLSQKDVDAGSLSSSQQPKPGFVSVVPNSSARPATEIRRAEMVSESISAENQTRRVESPHNLTEDRGQTMPDSLVSVPETETVAAKENSSLPANNGFKKQLMEVSPTSDAPTSDSVDTNIDESMQGSSHASSEISGSSTQEKDLKCDEPTVSDMVVERSVISVEKHETVSGVLEKAQNEVDSATDVCPDSENLAEVTDGTSSELPHSTHIQSSTVPLGHSETSSRHHGVENSGDSLTSAPATLSKDKSAFESNTRRNTSTKGKKKIKEILQKADAAGTTSDLYNAYKRPEEKKEPLESSNVVHDVSNQKPAPVIPQAVAEATVDAEPVKNEPEDWEDAADVSTPKLETADNSVNAKRSSSDEARDSCSNTEKKYSRDFLLKFADLCTTLPVGFDLSPDIANSLIFAYMGASHHEHDSYPTPGKVMDRQGSNARLDRRPTNMVDDRWTKNQGSLPAGYGGNVGFRPGQGGNSGVLRNPRMQGPIMSRPMQPVGPMGGMGRNTPDLWQRGSNFQQKGLFPSPHAPMQVMHKAERKYQVGTVADEEQAKQRLLKGILNKLTPQNFEKLFEQVKSVNIDNAVTLSGVISQIFDKALMEPTFCEMYADFCVHLSGALPDFNENGEKITFKRLLLNKCQEEFERGEKEEEEASRVAEEGQVEQTEEEREEKRLQVRRRMLGNIRLIGELYKKRMLTEKIMHACIQKLLGFNQDPHEENIEALCKLMSTIGVMIDHQKAKGLMDGYFEKMKMLSCKQELSSRVRFMLINAIDLRKNKWQERMKVEGPKKIEEVHRDAAQERQTQANRLSRGPSMNSSARRGHMEFSPRGGGGMLSPPSAQMGGFHGPPQGRGFSNQDIRYDERPPYEHRMVPMPQRSVGDEPITLGPQGGLGQGMSRRPALVSNTYQSDATQAGGGDYRRPAGGLNGFGSQRPASPVTHGRSSPQERGTAYVHREFASLSRASDPSPEVSSARQVVQGPSSTVNSPRENALSEERLQNMSLSAIKEYYSARDEKEIGLCMKDMNSPAYHPTMISLWVSDSFERKDKERNLLAELLVNLVKSADNALTEVQLVKGFESVLTTLEDAVNDAPKAAEFLGRIFGKSVTEKVVTLTEIGRLIREGGEEPGSLIEFGLGGDVLGSVLEMIKTEAGEEALVEIRRSSGLRIEDFKPHAPHRSKILEKFT from the exons ATGTCCTACAATCAATCAAGGCCCGACAGAAGCGAGACTCAATACCGTAGAACTGGTCGATCCACCGGTAACCACCACCAACAGCAACATCAGCAACACCGATCTTCGCCCGCCGCCGGTTATGGTAAGGGAGCCGGCGCTCCTCCTTCCCCTGCGCCTGCCCCTTCCCCTGCCCCTTTTGTTGATTCTTCCTTGCCTTCCAATCGCAG TTTTAAGAAGCCTAGCAATGCtcaaggaggaggaggaggagggcaGCCTAGGGTGAATTTGCCACCTGTGAATCATTCTGTTTCCAAGGATGGTTTGCATCCTAACAATCACAATGGTCCAAATGCACACTCTCGCTCTCAAG TTACAGGAGTGTCTGGTGAACCGGTTGTTGGTGGAACAACTGAATCAATCAACAGAAACAGTGGACCTATTCCAAAGGCTCCAACTTCTCAGTCTACCGCCATGACTTTCACGAACAATGATACGCCCAACACAGCTAAAG CCTCTGGAGACGCTTCTCAAGCATTTGCTTTTCAATTTGGGTCTATTGATCTGATGAAG ATGCAGCAAGCTTCTTTAAGAACGGCGCCAAATGTGCCGGCTTCTGTACCCAAAAAAGATTTATCAAATAAGGTTGCAGATAATCAGTTGACGAGGAAAGAGGGCCACAATCCATCAAGTGAGAAAGCAGATATTAAAGTCCCACATATATCCCCTCCAAGTCAAACGCAGAAGTCTCCAATTACAAATATTCGCATGCCTGCTGTGCAGACACCATATCAGCATGCTCAGGTTCCTCACCCTGTACATTTTGGTGGGCCGAACATGCATATGCAGCCTCCAGTGGCCGCAACCTCGTTTCAAATGCCAATGCCAATGGGATTATCTATGGGAAATTCACCTCAAATCCAGCCGCAGGTGTTTTTCCAGGGTCTTCCATCACATCCGATGCATCATCAGGGTATGATGCATCAGGCTCAGGGACATGGTTTTGCAACTCCAATGGGTGCTCAGATTCACCCACAGTTAGGCCACGTTGGTGTGGGTTTGAGCCCACAATATCCCCAGCAACAAGGAGGAAAATATGGTGGGGCACGCAAGACGACGCCTGTAAAGATTACTCATCCTGACACACACGAAGAGCTGAGGCTTGATCGACGTGGTGACCCATATCCAGAAGGCGAATCAGCGGCTTTAAAACAGCATTCTAACACACCTCCCAGATCACAGCCAGTCTCATCATTCCCACGACCAGTCAATTTGGTGCAACCCTCATTTAACTCCAATACTATTATATATCCTCCGGTTTCTGTACCCTTAAATAGTGGTCCAATGTCATCTGCTCAGGCACCAAGATATCCTTTCCCAGTTATTGATGGGTCCCAGAGAGTACAAATTATCAACCAACCTGCTCATACCGCTCCACAGCATATCAGACCTGCAGCTCTGGCACATGTTTcatctgattcttcttcctctgtgaaAGCACGCAGTGCCCAAAATGTGATGTCATCTGCCCTACCTGCTTATGCGAAGGTATCAGTGAAGCCAGCTGGGGCTTCTGAAAAGCTTGGATCACCAAAAGCCAAGTCACATGGAGAAGTTAACATTTCTCTGTCACAGAAGGACGTGGATGCAGGTTCATTGAGCTCTTCACAGCAGCCTAAACCTGGTTTTGTCTCTGTAGTACCTAATTCGTCTGCTCGGCCAGCGACTGAAATTAGAAGAGCGGAAATGGTGAGTGAGTCGATCTCAGCTGAGAATCAGACACGTAGGGTGGAATCCCCTCATAATCTGACTGAG GATCGTGGACAGACTATGCCAGACTCTCTGGTCTCTGTTCCCGAAACAGAAACTGTTGCTGCCAAGGAAAATTCATCACTCCCAGCTAACAACGGGTTTAAGAAGCAACTCATGGAGGTGTCTCCTACATCTGATGCTCCAACGTCTGATTCAGTAGATACAAATATTGACGAATCTATGCAAGGGTCAAGCCATGCCTCATCAGAGATTTCTGGTTCTTCAACTCAAGAGAAAGACCTAAAATGTGATGAACCGACTGTTTCTGATATGGTTGTTGAAAGGTCTGTAATTTCTGTTGAAAAACACGAAACAGTGTCAGGTGTGCTTGAGAAGGCACAGAATGAGGTAGATAGTGCCACAGACGTCTGTCCTGACTCTGAAAACTTGGCTGAAGTTACAGATGGTACGAGCTCTGAGCTTCCACATTCTACGCATATTCAGTCTTCTACTGTTCCTCTTGGACATTCGGAAACGTCATCGAGACATCATGGTGTAGAAAATTCTGGTGATAGTTTGACCTCTGCCCCAGCTACTCTTTCAAAAGATAAATCCGCATTTGAATCGAACACAAGAAGAAATACTTCTaccaaaggaaagaagaagataaaagaaatcCTTCAAAAAGCAGATGCTGCAGGGACAACTTCTGATCTTTATAATGCGTACAAAAGGcctgaagaaaagaaagagcCGTTAGAGAGCTCAAATGTTGTTCATGATGTTTCAAACCAGAAGCCGGCACCTGTCATACCTCAGGCTGTTGCTGAAGCCACTGTGGATGCTGAACCAGTGAAAAATGAACCAGAAGACTGGGAAGATGCGGCCGATGTTTCTACACCAAAGTTGGAAACTGCAGATAATTCTGTGAATGCTAAGAGAAGTTCCTCAGATGAGGCCAGAGACAGCTGCAGCAATACAGAAAAGAAATACTCCCGTGATTTCCTTCTTAAGTTTGCAGACCTATGTACTACTCTCCCTGTGGGATTTGACCTTTCGCCTGATATTGCTAATTCCTTGATTTTTGCTTATATGGGTGCATCTCATCATGAACATGATTCTTATCCTACTCCTGGAAAGGTTATGGATCGCCAAGGGAGTAATGCTCGATTAGATCGTCGTCCTACCAATATGGTTGATGATAGATGGACAAAGAATCAGGGTTCTCTTCCAGCAGGATATGGGGGTAACGTAGGTTTCCGACCTGGTCAAGGAGGAAACTCAGGAGTTTTAAGAAACCCTCGTATGCAGGGACCGATTATGTCTAGACCGATGCAACCTGTGGGTCCTATGGGAGGAATGGGCAGAAATACCCCCGACTTATGGCAACGTGGTTCAAATTTCCAACAAAAGGGACTTTTTCCTTCTCCACATGCTCCTATGCAGGTGATGCACAAAGCTGAGAGAAAATACCAAGTGGGTACAGTTGCAGATGaagaacaagcaaaacaaaggctATTAAAGGGAATCCTGAACAAGTTGACCCCGCAAAACTTTGAGAAACTGTTTGAGCAAGTTAAAAGTGTCAACATCGACAACGCTGTTACACTTTCTGGAGTCATTTCACAGATATTTGACAAAGCCTTGATGGAGCCTACCTTCTGTGAGATGTATGCAGATTTCTGTGTACATCTTTCTGGGGCGTTACCTGATTTTAATGAGAATGGTGAAAAGATTACCTTCAAAAGATTGCTTCTCAATAAATGTCAGGAAGAATTTGAGAGAGGggagaaagaagaggaggaagccAGTAGAGTAGCCGAAGAAGGACAAGTAGAACAAACCGAGGAGGAACGGGAAGAGAAAAGACTCCAGGTGCGAAGGAGAATGCTCGGTAATATTAGACTTATTGGTGAGTTATACAAGAAAAGGATGTTGACTGAGAAAATCATGCACGCATGCATCCAGAAGTTGCTCGGGTTTAATCAAGATCCTCATGAAGAGAACATTGAAGCTCTTTGTAAACTAATGAGTACGATAGGAGTTATGATCGATCATCAGAAAGCCAAGGGCCTTATGGATGGGTATtttgagaaaatgaaaatgctATCATGCAAACAAGAATTGTCGTCTAGGGTGAGGTTCATGTTGATTAATGCCATCGATTTGCGAAAGAACAAATGGCAAGAGAGAATGAAGGTCGaaggaccaaaaaaaattgaggaagTGCACAGAGATGCTGCACAAGAACGCCAAACTCAAGCTAACAGGCTTTCACGTGGACCCTCGATGAATTCATCAGCAAGAAGAGGACATATGGAGTTTAGTCCTAGGGGGGGAGGAGGAATGCTATCACCTCCAAGTGCCCAAATGGGTGGTTTCCATGGACCACCTCAAGGTCGTGGCTTTAGTAATCAGGACATTCGATATGATGAAAGGCCACCTTATGAGCATAGGATGGTTCCAATGCCTCAAAGGTCAGTAGGTGATGAGCCTATTACCTTGGGTCCGCAAGGTGGTCTTGGTCAGGGAATGTCTAGAAGGCCTGCACTAGTATCAAACACTTATCAGTCTGATGCGACTCAGGCCGGTGGTGGAGATTATAGGCGACCGGCTGGTGGTTTGAATGGTTTTGGCTCACAAAGACCTGCAAGTCCTGTTACTCACGGACGGTCAAGTCCTCAAGAGCGGGGAACAGCGTATGTCCACAGGGAATTTGCAAGTCTGTCTCGTGCTTCTGATCCGTCACCAGAAGTTTCATCTGCTAGGCAAGTAGTACAAGGGCCATCGTCCACAGTAAACAGTCCTCGAGAAAATGCTTTGTCTGAGGAACGGTTACAAAATATGTCATTGTCTGCAATTAAGGAATATTACAG TGCCCGAGATGAGAAGGAGATTGGTTTGTGCATGAAAGATATGAATTCACCAGCTTATCACCCAACAATGATTTCTCTGTGGGTATCTGATTCGTTTGagagaaaagacaaagaaaggAATCTTTTAGCAGAGCTCCTTGTTAACCTTGTGAAATCTGCTGACAACGCTTTAACCGAGGTCCAACTAGTGAAAGG GTTTGAATCTGTTTTGACAACCCTGGAGGATGCCGTAAATGATGCTCCGAAAGCAGCAGAGTTTCTTGGTAGAATCTTTGGTAAAAGTGTGACAGAGAAAGTAGTGACATTGACAGAGATTGGTCGGTTAATCAGAGAAGGAGGAGAGGAACCAGGAAGTCTAATAGAGTTTGGATTAGGCGGAGATGTTCTTGGGAGTGTTTTGGAGATGATAAAGACAGAAGCTGGAGAAGAAGCTTTGGTTGAGATTCGCCGGAGCTCAGGTCTGAGGATTGAAGATTTCAAACCTCATGCACCTCACCGGTCTAAGATATTAGAGAAATTtacttag
- the LOC104749313 gene encoding eukaryotic translation initiation factor 4G isoform X1, whose protein sequence is MSYNQSRPDRSETQYRRTGRSTGNHHQQQHQQHRSSPAAGYGKGAGAPPSPAPAPSPAPFVDSSLPSNRSFKKPSNAQGGGGGGQPRVNLPPVNHSVSKDGLHPNNHNGPNAHSRSQVTGVSGEPVVGGTTESINRNSGPIPKAPTSQSTAMTFTNNDTPNTAKASGDASQAFAFQFGSIDLMKIPARTSSAPPNMDEQKRAQMQQASLRTAPNVPASVPKKDLSNKVADNQLTRKEGHNPSSEKADIKVPHISPPSQTQKSPITNIRMPAVQTPYQHAQVPHPVHFGGPNMHMQPPVAATSFQMPMPMGLSMGNSPQIQPQVFFQGLPSHPMHHQGMMHQAQGHGFATPMGAQIHPQLGHVGVGLSPQYPQQQGGKYGGARKTTPVKITHPDTHEELRLDRRGDPYPEGESAALKQHSNTPPRSQPVSSFPRPVNLVQPSFNSNTIIYPPVSVPLNSGPMSSAQAPRYPFPVIDGSQRVQIINQPAHTAPQHIRPAALAHVSSDSSSSVKARSAQNVMSSALPAYAKVSVKPAGASEKLGSPKAKSHGEVNISLSQKDVDAGSLSSSQQPKPGFVSVVPNSSARPATEIRRAEMVSESISAENQTRRVESPHNLTEDRGQTMPDSLVSVPETETVAAKENSSLPANNGFKKQLMEVSPTSDAPTSDSVDTNIDESMQGSSHASSEISGSSTQEKDLKCDEPTVSDMVVERSVISVEKHETVSGVLEKAQNEVDSATDVCPDSENLAEVTDGTSSELPHSTHIQSSTVPLGHSETSSRHHGVENSGDSLTSAPATLSKDKSAFESNTRRNTSTKGKKKIKEILQKADAAGTTSDLYNAYKRPEEKKEPLESSNVVHDVSNQKPAPVIPQAVAEATVDAEPVKNEPEDWEDAADVSTPKLETADNSVNAKRSSSDEARDSCSNTEKKYSRDFLLKFADLCTTLPVGFDLSPDIANSLIFAYMGASHHEHDSYPTPGKVMDRQGSNARLDRRPTNMVDDRWTKNQGSLPAGYGGNVGFRPGQGGNSGVLRNPRMQGPIMSRPMQPVGPMGGMGRNTPDLWQRGSNFQQKGLFPSPHAPMQVMHKAERKYQVGTVADEEQAKQRLLKGILNKLTPQNFEKLFEQVKSVNIDNAVTLSGVISQIFDKALMEPTFCEMYADFCVHLSGALPDFNENGEKITFKRLLLNKCQEEFERGEKEEEEASRVAEEGQVEQTEEEREEKRLQVRRRMLGNIRLIGELYKKRMLTEKIMHACIQKLLGFNQDPHEENIEALCKLMSTIGVMIDHQKAKGLMDGYFEKMKMLSCKQELSSRVRFMLINAIDLRKNKWQERMKVEGPKKIEEVHRDAAQERQTQANRLSRGPSMNSSARRGHMEFSPRGGGGMLSPPSAQMGGFHGPPQGRGFSNQDIRYDERPPYEHRMVPMPQRSVGDEPITLGPQGGLGQGMSRRPALVSNTYQSDATQAGGGDYRRPAGGLNGFGSQRPASPVTHGRSSPQERGTAYVHREFASLSRASDPSPEVSSARQVVQGPSSTVNSPRENALSEERLQNMSLSAIKEYYSARDEKEIGLCMKDMNSPAYHPTMISLWVSDSFERKDKERNLLAELLVNLVKSADNALTEVQLVKGFESVLTTLEDAVNDAPKAAEFLGRIFGKSVTEKVVTLTEIGRLIREGGEEPGSLIEFGLGGDVLGSVLEMIKTEAGEEALVEIRRSSGLRIEDFKPHAPHRSKILEKFT, encoded by the exons ATGTCCTACAATCAATCAAGGCCCGACAGAAGCGAGACTCAATACCGTAGAACTGGTCGATCCACCGGTAACCACCACCAACAGCAACATCAGCAACACCGATCTTCGCCCGCCGCCGGTTATGGTAAGGGAGCCGGCGCTCCTCCTTCCCCTGCGCCTGCCCCTTCCCCTGCCCCTTTTGTTGATTCTTCCTTGCCTTCCAATCGCAG TTTTAAGAAGCCTAGCAATGCtcaaggaggaggaggaggagggcaGCCTAGGGTGAATTTGCCACCTGTGAATCATTCTGTTTCCAAGGATGGTTTGCATCCTAACAATCACAATGGTCCAAATGCACACTCTCGCTCTCAAG TTACAGGAGTGTCTGGTGAACCGGTTGTTGGTGGAACAACTGAATCAATCAACAGAAACAGTGGACCTATTCCAAAGGCTCCAACTTCTCAGTCTACCGCCATGACTTTCACGAACAATGATACGCCCAACACAGCTAAAG CCTCTGGAGACGCTTCTCAAGCATTTGCTTTTCAATTTGGGTCTATTGATCTGATGAAG ATTCCTGCTCGAACTAGCTCAGCACCTCCGAATATGGATGAGCAGAAACGTGCCCAG ATGCAGCAAGCTTCTTTAAGAACGGCGCCAAATGTGCCGGCTTCTGTACCCAAAAAAGATTTATCAAATAAGGTTGCAGATAATCAGTTGACGAGGAAAGAGGGCCACAATCCATCAAGTGAGAAAGCAGATATTAAAGTCCCACATATATCCCCTCCAAGTCAAACGCAGAAGTCTCCAATTACAAATATTCGCATGCCTGCTGTGCAGACACCATATCAGCATGCTCAGGTTCCTCACCCTGTACATTTTGGTGGGCCGAACATGCATATGCAGCCTCCAGTGGCCGCAACCTCGTTTCAAATGCCAATGCCAATGGGATTATCTATGGGAAATTCACCTCAAATCCAGCCGCAGGTGTTTTTCCAGGGTCTTCCATCACATCCGATGCATCATCAGGGTATGATGCATCAGGCTCAGGGACATGGTTTTGCAACTCCAATGGGTGCTCAGATTCACCCACAGTTAGGCCACGTTGGTGTGGGTTTGAGCCCACAATATCCCCAGCAACAAGGAGGAAAATATGGTGGGGCACGCAAGACGACGCCTGTAAAGATTACTCATCCTGACACACACGAAGAGCTGAGGCTTGATCGACGTGGTGACCCATATCCAGAAGGCGAATCAGCGGCTTTAAAACAGCATTCTAACACACCTCCCAGATCACAGCCAGTCTCATCATTCCCACGACCAGTCAATTTGGTGCAACCCTCATTTAACTCCAATACTATTATATATCCTCCGGTTTCTGTACCCTTAAATAGTGGTCCAATGTCATCTGCTCAGGCACCAAGATATCCTTTCCCAGTTATTGATGGGTCCCAGAGAGTACAAATTATCAACCAACCTGCTCATACCGCTCCACAGCATATCAGACCTGCAGCTCTGGCACATGTTTcatctgattcttcttcctctgtgaaAGCACGCAGTGCCCAAAATGTGATGTCATCTGCCCTACCTGCTTATGCGAAGGTATCAGTGAAGCCAGCTGGGGCTTCTGAAAAGCTTGGATCACCAAAAGCCAAGTCACATGGAGAAGTTAACATTTCTCTGTCACAGAAGGACGTGGATGCAGGTTCATTGAGCTCTTCACAGCAGCCTAAACCTGGTTTTGTCTCTGTAGTACCTAATTCGTCTGCTCGGCCAGCGACTGAAATTAGAAGAGCGGAAATGGTGAGTGAGTCGATCTCAGCTGAGAATCAGACACGTAGGGTGGAATCCCCTCATAATCTGACTGAG GATCGTGGACAGACTATGCCAGACTCTCTGGTCTCTGTTCCCGAAACAGAAACTGTTGCTGCCAAGGAAAATTCATCACTCCCAGCTAACAACGGGTTTAAGAAGCAACTCATGGAGGTGTCTCCTACATCTGATGCTCCAACGTCTGATTCAGTAGATACAAATATTGACGAATCTATGCAAGGGTCAAGCCATGCCTCATCAGAGATTTCTGGTTCTTCAACTCAAGAGAAAGACCTAAAATGTGATGAACCGACTGTTTCTGATATGGTTGTTGAAAGGTCTGTAATTTCTGTTGAAAAACACGAAACAGTGTCAGGTGTGCTTGAGAAGGCACAGAATGAGGTAGATAGTGCCACAGACGTCTGTCCTGACTCTGAAAACTTGGCTGAAGTTACAGATGGTACGAGCTCTGAGCTTCCACATTCTACGCATATTCAGTCTTCTACTGTTCCTCTTGGACATTCGGAAACGTCATCGAGACATCATGGTGTAGAAAATTCTGGTGATAGTTTGACCTCTGCCCCAGCTACTCTTTCAAAAGATAAATCCGCATTTGAATCGAACACAAGAAGAAATACTTCTaccaaaggaaagaagaagataaaagaaatcCTTCAAAAAGCAGATGCTGCAGGGACAACTTCTGATCTTTATAATGCGTACAAAAGGcctgaagaaaagaaagagcCGTTAGAGAGCTCAAATGTTGTTCATGATGTTTCAAACCAGAAGCCGGCACCTGTCATACCTCAGGCTGTTGCTGAAGCCACTGTGGATGCTGAACCAGTGAAAAATGAACCAGAAGACTGGGAAGATGCGGCCGATGTTTCTACACCAAAGTTGGAAACTGCAGATAATTCTGTGAATGCTAAGAGAAGTTCCTCAGATGAGGCCAGAGACAGCTGCAGCAATACAGAAAAGAAATACTCCCGTGATTTCCTTCTTAAGTTTGCAGACCTATGTACTACTCTCCCTGTGGGATTTGACCTTTCGCCTGATATTGCTAATTCCTTGATTTTTGCTTATATGGGTGCATCTCATCATGAACATGATTCTTATCCTACTCCTGGAAAGGTTATGGATCGCCAAGGGAGTAATGCTCGATTAGATCGTCGTCCTACCAATATGGTTGATGATAGATGGACAAAGAATCAGGGTTCTCTTCCAGCAGGATATGGGGGTAACGTAGGTTTCCGACCTGGTCAAGGAGGAAACTCAGGAGTTTTAAGAAACCCTCGTATGCAGGGACCGATTATGTCTAGACCGATGCAACCTGTGGGTCCTATGGGAGGAATGGGCAGAAATACCCCCGACTTATGGCAACGTGGTTCAAATTTCCAACAAAAGGGACTTTTTCCTTCTCCACATGCTCCTATGCAGGTGATGCACAAAGCTGAGAGAAAATACCAAGTGGGTACAGTTGCAGATGaagaacaagcaaaacaaaggctATTAAAGGGAATCCTGAACAAGTTGACCCCGCAAAACTTTGAGAAACTGTTTGAGCAAGTTAAAAGTGTCAACATCGACAACGCTGTTACACTTTCTGGAGTCATTTCACAGATATTTGACAAAGCCTTGATGGAGCCTACCTTCTGTGAGATGTATGCAGATTTCTGTGTACATCTTTCTGGGGCGTTACCTGATTTTAATGAGAATGGTGAAAAGATTACCTTCAAAAGATTGCTTCTCAATAAATGTCAGGAAGAATTTGAGAGAGGggagaaagaagaggaggaagccAGTAGAGTAGCCGAAGAAGGACAAGTAGAACAAACCGAGGAGGAACGGGAAGAGAAAAGACTCCAGGTGCGAAGGAGAATGCTCGGTAATATTAGACTTATTGGTGAGTTATACAAGAAAAGGATGTTGACTGAGAAAATCATGCACGCATGCATCCAGAAGTTGCTCGGGTTTAATCAAGATCCTCATGAAGAGAACATTGAAGCTCTTTGTAAACTAATGAGTACGATAGGAGTTATGATCGATCATCAGAAAGCCAAGGGCCTTATGGATGGGTATtttgagaaaatgaaaatgctATCATGCAAACAAGAATTGTCGTCTAGGGTGAGGTTCATGTTGATTAATGCCATCGATTTGCGAAAGAACAAATGGCAAGAGAGAATGAAGGTCGaaggaccaaaaaaaattgaggaagTGCACAGAGATGCTGCACAAGAACGCCAAACTCAAGCTAACAGGCTTTCACGTGGACCCTCGATGAATTCATCAGCAAGAAGAGGACATATGGAGTTTAGTCCTAGGGGGGGAGGAGGAATGCTATCACCTCCAAGTGCCCAAATGGGTGGTTTCCATGGACCACCTCAAGGTCGTGGCTTTAGTAATCAGGACATTCGATATGATGAAAGGCCACCTTATGAGCATAGGATGGTTCCAATGCCTCAAAGGTCAGTAGGTGATGAGCCTATTACCTTGGGTCCGCAAGGTGGTCTTGGTCAGGGAATGTCTAGAAGGCCTGCACTAGTATCAAACACTTATCAGTCTGATGCGACTCAGGCCGGTGGTGGAGATTATAGGCGACCGGCTGGTGGTTTGAATGGTTTTGGCTCACAAAGACCTGCAAGTCCTGTTACTCACGGACGGTCAAGTCCTCAAGAGCGGGGAACAGCGTATGTCCACAGGGAATTTGCAAGTCTGTCTCGTGCTTCTGATCCGTCACCAGAAGTTTCATCTGCTAGGCAAGTAGTACAAGGGCCATCGTCCACAGTAAACAGTCCTCGAGAAAATGCTTTGTCTGAGGAACGGTTACAAAATATGTCATTGTCTGCAATTAAGGAATATTACAG TGCCCGAGATGAGAAGGAGATTGGTTTGTGCATGAAAGATATGAATTCACCAGCTTATCACCCAACAATGATTTCTCTGTGGGTATCTGATTCGTTTGagagaaaagacaaagaaaggAATCTTTTAGCAGAGCTCCTTGTTAACCTTGTGAAATCTGCTGACAACGCTTTAACCGAGGTCCAACTAGTGAAAGG GTTTGAATCTGTTTTGACAACCCTGGAGGATGCCGTAAATGATGCTCCGAAAGCAGCAGAGTTTCTTGGTAGAATCTTTGGTAAAAGTGTGACAGAGAAAGTAGTGACATTGACAGAGATTGGTCGGTTAATCAGAGAAGGAGGAGAGGAACCAGGAAGTCTAATAGAGTTTGGATTAGGCGGAGATGTTCTTGGGAGTGTTTTGGAGATGATAAAGACAGAAGCTGGAGAAGAAGCTTTGGTTGAGATTCGCCGGAGCTCAGGTCTGAGGATTGAAGATTTCAAACCTCATGCACCTCACCGGTCTAAGATATTAGAGAAATTtacttag